Proteins encoded by one window of Erythrobacter sp.:
- a CDS encoding Hpt domain-containing protein yields MAYAKGDFELALTAAAGDDAALFAELRRGFAESLDGQIDLLQRARCDGNWRTAAQRLRGLGASFHAGDLVSLAEEALEGAPGDPVVLRKLGVFAAQFSGQFSAHT; encoded by the coding sequence ATGGCTTATGCAAAGGGTGACTTCGAACTTGCTTTGACCGCTGCCGCTGGTGACGACGCCGCGTTGTTTGCGGAATTGCGCCGTGGCTTTGCCGAAAGCCTGGACGGTCAGATCGATCTCCTCCAGCGGGCGCGGTGCGATGGCAACTGGCGCACTGCCGCACAGCGCTTGCGTGGACTCGGGGCGAGTTTTCACGCAGGTGACCTGGTGTCGCTAGCGGAAGAGGCCCTGGAAGGTGCTCCCGGCGATCCGGTGGTGTTGCGCAAGCTGGGTGTTTTCGCCGCCCAATTCTCAGGGCAGTTCTCCGCCCACACCTGA
- a CDS encoding HAMP domain-containing histidine kinase: protein MGAAKTYSARARTDADDRLIEAEEPLASFHLRAGGELPGPIVTPALLELVRKARKSGKRVARAIRAQDSLESISAWAEVVPGKAGTIVNLTTWTAQEIPAQNAGDRNVGHLALVRHLAGLFARLDASQGLLAVDWTAPDMDELGEAMMAGVGRPWTDFAVPEGDNHRQPLHWRLLDGAKVSAAGSQREWAARLVPLGREDPGSEGFDLYLVPDRPLPETQPKPSRKSDRGKGIGRDIAPVLRQPVSRIIANAETIRTQLAGPLADEYSNYAADIASAGEHLLGLIDDLTTLEMVEDEDFAPAPDPIDLADVARRAAGILGVRARDRGIILDAPKDGESVPAVGEFRRTLQVLLNLVGNAIRYSPEGGRVWIRVEQAGMRARITVADQGEGLDAEEQARVFAKFERLGRQGDGGSGLGLYISRRLAEAMGGSLSVESAKGQGARFTLELPGNLDA, encoded by the coding sequence ATGGGTGCCGCAAAAACCTATTCGGCCCGTGCGCGCACCGATGCCGATGACAGGCTCATCGAGGCGGAAGAACCGTTGGCGAGTTTTCATCTGCGCGCTGGCGGCGAATTGCCGGGGCCGATCGTCACCCCCGCGCTGCTTGAACTGGTGCGCAAAGCGCGCAAGAGCGGGAAACGCGTGGCGCGCGCGATCCGGGCGCAAGACTCGCTCGAAAGCATCTCCGCCTGGGCCGAAGTGGTGCCGGGCAAGGCGGGCACAATTGTCAACCTTACCACTTGGACCGCTCAGGAAATTCCGGCCCAGAATGCGGGCGACCGAAACGTGGGGCACCTGGCGCTGGTGCGGCACCTGGCCGGGCTTTTCGCGCGGCTCGATGCCAGCCAAGGGCTGCTCGCGGTAGACTGGACTGCCCCGGATATGGACGAACTGGGCGAAGCGATGATGGCGGGTGTTGGTCGCCCGTGGACCGATTTTGCCGTCCCCGAAGGCGACAATCACCGGCAGCCGTTGCACTGGCGCCTGCTTGATGGAGCGAAGGTTTCCGCAGCCGGATCGCAACGCGAATGGGCTGCGCGACTGGTTCCACTCGGTCGCGAGGATCCCGGCAGCGAAGGATTCGATCTCTATCTGGTGCCGGACCGACCACTGCCCGAGACGCAACCGAAACCATCGCGGAAGTCCGATCGTGGCAAGGGCATCGGCCGCGATATTGCGCCTGTGTTGCGTCAGCCGGTCAGCCGGATCATCGCCAATGCGGAAACAATCCGCACCCAGCTTGCCGGGCCATTGGCGGATGAATACAGCAATTACGCCGCCGATATCGCGTCAGCCGGGGAACATCTACTGGGGCTGATCGACGACCTTACCACCCTGGAAATGGTCGAAGATGAGGACTTCGCACCTGCTCCAGATCCCATCGATCTTGCCGATGTGGCGCGTCGTGCGGCGGGCATACTCGGTGTCCGGGCAAGGGATCGGGGGATCATTCTCGATGCGCCGAAGGATGGCGAGAGCGTGCCTGCGGTGGGCGAATTCCGCCGGACCCTGCAGGTCCTGCTCAATCTGGTCGGCAATGCCATCCGCTATTCGCCCGAAGGCGGGCGAGTGTGGATCAGAGTTGAACAGGCGGGCATGCGCGCGCGCATTACGGTCGCCGATCAGGGCGAAGGGCTGGATGCGGAAGAACAGGCGCGGGTGTTCGCCAAGTTCGAACGCCTTGGGCGGCAGGGCGATGGCGGTTCAGGCCTCGGCCTCTACATCTCGCGCCGCCTTGCCGAAGCGATGGGTGGTTCGCTCAGCGTGGAGAGCGCGAAAGGGCAGGGGGCCCGTTTCACGCTCGAACTGCCGGGCAATCTGGATGCGTAG